The Candidatus Angelobacter sp. genome has a segment encoding these proteins:
- a CDS encoding ATP-binding cassette domain-containing protein — protein sequence AGHYPSQLSGGQQQRVAVARALGGKPSILLADEPTGNLDSKNGEAVMELLRELHREGATICMVTHDPRFSRHAERNVHLFDGRIVEESVEGKPATE from the coding sequence GCCGGCCATTACCCGTCGCAGCTTTCCGGCGGCCAGCAGCAGCGCGTGGCGGTCGCGCGCGCGCTCGGAGGCAAGCCCTCCATTTTGCTCGCGGATGAACCCACCGGGAACCTCGACTCGAAAAACGGCGAGGCGGTAATGGAACTCCTGCGCGAATTGCACCGTGAAGGCGCAACGATCTGCATGGTCACGCACGATCCGAGGTTCTCCCGGCACGCCGAGCGCAACGTGCATCTGTTTGACGGACGCATCGTGGAAGAAAGCGTCGAAGGAAAACCGGCGACGGAATGA